One segment of Pseudodesulfovibrio sp. 5S69 DNA contains the following:
- a CDS encoding glycosyltransferase family protein, whose amino-acid sequence MDYHDTFIYPSVYEDNAVLRLAKRLRYFSTEWSAAKRFSLVDGCFIATPLLADVVARAGMRPLEVPRQIYNGDNELHFKEATDATRGVVLYWTGVSLNQPQNEAILPALRRLKDRHGCRVVYDTDQKGEHDWIEYRTFDNETWPREMLLADIAFRWRDTSNLQHFKDPNKVLSYMAAGLPAVVHPTASEKLVVRDGETGFFVNTVDEFERVVTRLVLEPELRRKVGKAAHAEVWEKYSLKKHVECLRGHILHLLKEKR is encoded by the coding sequence TTGGATTATCACGATACGTTTATCTACCCGTCCGTATATGAAGACAACGCCGTGTTGCGGCTGGCGAAAAGGCTGCGGTATTTTTCCACGGAATGGTCTGCGGCCAAACGGTTTTCCCTGGTCGACGGCTGTTTCATCGCCACCCCGCTGCTGGCTGACGTCGTGGCCAGGGCGGGCATGCGGCCCCTCGAAGTGCCCCGGCAGATATACAACGGCGACAACGAGCTTCACTTCAAGGAAGCGACCGACGCCACGCGCGGGGTCGTCCTCTACTGGACCGGGGTCTCGCTGAACCAGCCGCAGAACGAAGCGATCCTGCCCGCGTTGCGCCGCCTGAAGGACAGGCACGGCTGCCGGGTGGTCTACGATACGGACCAAAAGGGCGAGCATGACTGGATCGAATACCGGACCTTCGACAACGAGACGTGGCCCCGTGAGATGCTGTTGGCCGACATCGCCTTTCGTTGGCGGGACACCTCCAATTTGCAGCACTTCAAGGATCCCAACAAGGTCCTGAGCTACATGGCCGCCGGGCTGCCCGCCGTGGTCCACCCCACGGCCTCGGAAAAGCTCGTGGTCCGGGACGGCGAGACCGGGTTTTTCGTGAATACGGTCGACGAGTTCGAACGCGTCGTGACCCGTCTTGTTCTGGAGCCGGAATTGCGTCGGAAGGTCGGCAAGGCCGCCCACGCCGAAGTCTGGGAAAAGTATTCCTTGAAAAAACACGTGGAATGCCTGCGGGGGCACATCCTGCACTTGCTGAAAGAGAAGCGCTGA